A genomic window from Shewanella vesiculosa includes:
- the ccoN gene encoding cytochrome-c oxidase, cbb3-type subunit I, with protein MMNHSQSTGADYNYTIVRQFALTTVLWGIFGMAVGVFIAAQLIWPQLNFDTPWLTFSRLRPLHTNAVIFAFGTSALFATSYYVVQRTCQVRLFAPKLAAFTFWGWQAVIIAAAITLPMGFTQGKEYAELEWPIDIAITIIWVSYAIVFFGTIAKRTTSHIYVANWFFGAFIITVAVLHIVNSMAVPVSLFKSYSLYSGAVDAMVQWWYGHNAVGFLLTAGFLGMMYYFVPKQAGRPVYSYRLSIVHFWALIALYIWAGPHHLHYTALPDWTQSLGMVMSLILFAPSWGGMINGIMTLSGAWHKLRTDPVLRFLVVSLSFYGMSTFEGPMMAIKTVNALSHYTDWTIGHVHSGALGWVAMVSIGSLYHLIPILFGHGRMYSMKLVNVHFWLATIGTVLYIVSMWISGVMQGLMWRAVNADGTLTYSFVESLEASYPFYFVRFIGGCFFLSGMLLMAYNVIRTVKASKDSLPAIAEA; from the coding sequence ATGATGAACCATTCCCAGTCTACAGGCGCTGATTACAATTACACTATTGTTCGCCAATTCGCATTAACCACAGTTTTGTGGGGAATCTTTGGTATGGCAGTAGGTGTATTTATTGCTGCTCAGTTAATCTGGCCGCAACTGAACTTCGACACACCTTGGTTAACGTTTAGTCGTTTACGACCTTTACATACCAATGCTGTGATATTCGCGTTCGGAACATCAGCTCTTTTCGCTACATCTTACTATGTTGTGCAACGCACTTGCCAAGTCCGTCTATTTGCGCCTAAATTGGCCGCATTTACGTTTTGGGGTTGGCAAGCCGTTATTATTGCAGCTGCTATCACTTTACCAATGGGGTTTACTCAAGGTAAAGAATATGCAGAATTAGAATGGCCTATCGATATCGCAATTACGATTATTTGGGTTAGCTATGCAATTGTTTTCTTTGGCACAATCGCTAAACGAACTACGTCCCATATTTATGTGGCTAACTGGTTCTTTGGTGCCTTTATCATTACTGTTGCAGTACTTCACATTGTTAACTCAATGGCAGTACCAGTAAGCTTATTTAAGTCTTACTCTCTGTACTCTGGTGCAGTCGATGCGATGGTTCAGTGGTGGTATGGTCATAATGCGGTAGGCTTCTTACTTACTGCTGGTTTCTTGGGGATGATGTATTACTTCGTGCCTAAGCAAGCTGGTCGCCCAGTTTATTCATATCGTTTATCAATTGTTCACTTTTGGGCATTGATTGCGTTATACATCTGGGCCGGTCCTCACCACTTACATTACACTGCCCTACCTGACTGGACTCAGTCATTAGGCATGGTAATGTCATTAATCCTATTCGCACCTTCTTGGGGCGGTATGATTAACGGTATTATGACCCTGTCTGGTGCGTGGCATAAGCTTCGTACAGACCCTGTATTACGTTTCTTAGTTGTTTCATTGTCTTTCTATGGTATGTCTACCTTCGAAGGCCCAATGATGGCAATCAAAACAGTTAATGCTTTATCTCATTATACTGACTGGACTATTGGTCACGTTCACTCTGGCGCGCTAGGCTGGGTTGCAATGGTGTCTATTGGTTCGTTATATCACTTAATCCCAATTCTTTTCGGTCATGGTCGTATGTACAGCATGAAGCTGGTTAACGTTCATTTCTGGTTAGCGACTATCGGTACTGTATTGTATATCGTCAGTATGTGGATTTCAGGTGTTATGCAAGGTCTTATGTGGCGTGCGGTTAACGCAGATGGAACTCTAACTTACAGTTTCGTTGAGAGTTTAGAAGCCTCTTACCCATTCTACTTTGTACGCTTTATTGGTGGTTGTTTCTTCTTATCCGGTATGTTGCTTATGGCCTATAACGTTATTCGTACCGTTAAAGCGTCTAAAGATTCATTACCTGCTATTGCAGAAGCTTAA
- the ccoO gene encoding cytochrome-c oxidase, cbb3-type subunit II: MKFNHELIEKNVGLLAIFTVIAISFGGLVQITPLIFQKDTTEPVEGLIPYTALQIEGRDIYVREGCYNCHSQMIRPLRAETERYGHYSVAGESVWDHPFQWGSKRTGPDLARVGGRYSDRWHEVHLNNPRDVVPQSNMPGFPWLAENVLDGELTGDKMTILRNLHKGGYKGNDLYTDEEVAGAKKAVEGKTEMQALIAYLQSLGHALK; this comes from the coding sequence ATGAAATTTAATCATGAATTAATTGAAAAGAATGTCGGTCTGCTTGCTATCTTCACCGTTATCGCCATTAGTTTTGGTGGTTTAGTGCAGATTACTCCGCTGATATTTCAAAAAGACACAACTGAACCAGTTGAAGGTCTGATTCCGTATACAGCTTTACAAATTGAAGGTCGTGATATTTATGTTCGTGAAGGTTGTTACAACTGTCACAGCCAAATGATCCGTCCTTTACGAGCTGAAACTGAGCGCTATGGTCACTACTCTGTTGCTGGTGAGTCTGTTTGGGATCATCCATTCCAGTGGGGCTCTAAGCGTACAGGTCCTGACTTAGCACGTGTTGGTGGGCGTTATAGCGACAGATGGCATGAAGTTCATTTAAACAATCCTCGTGACGTTGTACCGCAATCAAACATGCCTGGTTTCCCTTGGTTAGCTGAAAATGTGCTAGACGGTGAACTGACCGGTGACAAGATGACTATCCTGCGTAACCTGCATAAAGGCGGCTACAAAGGTAATGATCTTTACACTGATGAAGAAGTAGCTGGCGCTAAAAAGGCGGTTGAAGGCAAGACAGAAATGCAGGCGCTGATCGCTTATTTGCAATCTTTGGGTCACGCACTCAAATAG
- a CDS encoding cbb3-type cytochrome c oxidase subunit 3: MDYGTFQGILTIIVMVTFVGIFFWAYSKHSKSKFDEAANLVFTEEELAKMSKDSGDQK; the protein is encoded by the coding sequence ATGGATTACGGTACTTTTCAAGGTATTTTGACCATAATTGTTATGGTGACTTTTGTGGGGATATTTTTCTGGGCATACAGTAAGCACAGCAAGTCAAAATTTGACGAAGCGGCGAACTTAGTGTTTACAGAAGAAGAACTTGCAAAAATGTCGAAAGACTCGGGAGATCAGAAGTAA
- the ccoP gene encoding cytochrome-c oxidase, cbb3-type subunit III: MSNFWSIWISVLTIVVIAGCFILLKVVNNNYTGVEEGKSMGHSFDGIEELNNPLPKWWAYMFYLTIVFGVIYLALYPGLGNYKGLFGWTSSNQSIGTDKGIKADSAAAIEAAKNDNRLSQYDREVAHADEKYGPIFAAYLATPLEELVKDPEALKVGGRLFLQNCSQCHGSDARGSKGFPNLTDDDWLYGGDLATIKTTLMNGRNGMMPPKGGLPIEDSEIKGLAEYVIKLSGGEHDEALAAQGQGSFMKGCFACHGMDAKGNKFMGAPNLTDNIWLYGGSRGVIAESIINGRAGVMPAWKDILGEEKVHVITAYVYSLSNK, encoded by the coding sequence ATGAGTAACTTCTGGAGCATTTGGATTTCTGTACTGACGATTGTGGTCATTGCTGGTTGTTTTATCCTTCTTAAGGTAGTTAATAATAACTACACTGGTGTAGAAGAAGGTAAATCGATGGGCCACAGTTTTGATGGTATTGAAGAACTGAACAACCCACTACCAAAGTGGTGGGCGTATATGTTCTACTTAACCATCGTTTTCGGTGTGATCTATTTAGCTCTATATCCAGGCCTAGGAAACTATAAAGGTCTGTTTGGTTGGACAAGTTCTAACCAAAGTATTGGCACTGACAAAGGCATTAAAGCTGACTCAGCGGCAGCGATTGAAGCAGCAAAAAATGATAACCGTTTATCACAGTATGACCGCGAAGTGGCTCACGCTGATGAAAAATACGGTCCTATTTTTGCGGCTTACTTAGCGACTCCGTTAGAAGAGTTGGTAAAAGATCCTGAAGCATTAAAAGTGGGCGGACGTTTGTTTTTACAAAACTGTTCACAGTGTCATGGTTCTGATGCTCGCGGCTCTAAAGGCTTCCCGAATCTAACAGATGACGATTGGTTATATGGTGGCGATTTAGCCACTATTAAAACCACGTTAATGAATGGTCGTAACGGTATGATGCCGCCTAAAGGTGGTTTACCTATCGAAGACAGCGAGATTAAAGGTCTAGCTGAATACGTCATAAAACTATCTGGTGGTGAACATGACGAAGCGTTAGCAGCCCAAGGTCAAGGTTCATTCATGAAAGGTTGTTTTGCATGCCATGGTATGGATGCAAAAGGTAACAAGTTCATGGGCGCACCTAACCTAACTGATAACATTTGGTTATATGGCGGAAGCCGTGGTGTGATTGCTGAATCTATCATTAATGGTCGTGCCGGTGTGATGCCAGCATGGAAAGACATTCTTGGTGAAGAGAAAGTTCACGTCATTACAGCTTACGTTTATAGCTTATCAAACAAATAG
- a CDS encoding FixH family protein → MSDQLPWYKQFWPWFLIILPLCAVIASLTTLKIALDNSDSLVAEDYYKQGKAINMDLRKIKYAQQIGMKFLVTVADQELKITQQGGPEYRAALNVQFYHPTIEAKDFSLNATADANYVYHIPLDSAITGPWEVRIEGFDAKWRIQQRIDIKDDVEYWLN, encoded by the coding sequence ATGTCGGATCAACTCCCTTGGTATAAGCAATTTTGGCCTTGGTTTTTAATCATCTTGCCTTTGTGTGCCGTTATTGCCAGTTTAACGACCTTAAAGATTGCTTTAGATAATTCTGACTCATTGGTAGCAGAAGATTACTATAAGCAAGGTAAAGCGATAAACATGGATTTGCGCAAAATAAAATATGCTCAACAAATTGGCATGAAATTTTTAGTCACGGTTGCAGATCAAGAATTAAAAATTACCCAACAAGGTGGTCCGGAATATCGTGCAGCGCTGAATGTGCAGTTTTACCATCCGACAATAGAAGCCAAAGACTTCAGTTTAAATGCTACTGCTGACGCAAATTACGTGTATCACATCCCATTAGATTCTGCGATAACAGGGCCTTGGGAAGTACGCATTGAAGGATTTGATGCCAAATGGCGTATCCAGCAACGAATTGATATTAAAGATGATGTTGAATATTGGCTCAATTAA
- a CDS encoding heavy metal translocating P-type ATPase metal-binding domain-containing protein, with protein MTSCFHCNEPVLTGDQFTTIINGQAQPMCCPGCQAVSQAIMDAGLSSYYQFRSEPGNRQTALVPEQLSQYSAYDLPEVQQDFVHKQGAIDSTSLSIDGITCAACAWLIEHKLKPVAGITNVLVNSTTQRALVSWDSERIQLSEILQIISKIGYQAAPYQVDEQEKQSKADSRKFLLRLGLAGFATMQVMMFALALYTGYFTELDVQFRDYFRWVSLIFAAPVVLYSAQPFYFSALRSVLSGKLNMDVSVSIAILGAYIASCIATMQGNGEVYFESVSMFTFFLLLGRYFEQAARQKASVSSSNLHKLVPLTAHLCHEGEITEIAAKQLTIGDIILVKPGEVIAADAEVVTGQSSVNEAMLTGEQMPISKRVLDKVYAGTINIEQPIEVRVTALGQDQLVAEIIRLQELASNNKPTIALIADRLARYFSGTVLSIAAITYVVWSFVSPEDAFWITLSVLVATCPCALALATPTAVTCATAIFTKLGVIPRKPGIFEKLTKINHVVFDKTGTLTCGQLSIGDVQTFAGYSSAQVLSIAAAIEQGSLHPIALAFSPFYDNQHQVETVEHHIGLGIRASMDQMQVSIGTAQFVSPDMLPISVKATQSQWIYLSIDNELIAKIEMLDKLRVDSIATVNALKAANIKLSIASGDNSGHVEFLAHKIGISDVHSGLSPQDKLALVNRLQQDANVAMFGDGINDAPVLAGANLSVAMGSGSAIAKNSADLILLGDHLSRFNDAIYVAKQTQRIIHQNLLWAFAYNIIILPLAVTGHVAPYIAAIGMSVSSLIVVSNSLRLLRIKL; from the coding sequence ATGACATCTTGCTTTCATTGCAATGAGCCAGTTCTTACGGGAGATCAGTTTACTACGATAATAAATGGGCAAGCACAGCCTATGTGCTGCCCAGGTTGCCAAGCCGTATCGCAGGCCATTATGGATGCAGGCCTGAGCAGTTATTATCAATTTCGCAGTGAACCTGGAAATCGTCAGACGGCACTGGTGCCAGAACAGTTGTCGCAATACAGTGCCTACGATTTACCGGAAGTGCAGCAAGATTTTGTCCATAAACAAGGTGCTATTGATTCAACCTCTTTGTCTATCGACGGTATTACCTGTGCTGCTTGTGCCTGGTTAATTGAACATAAACTCAAACCGGTTGCGGGTATCACTAATGTGCTGGTTAATTCCACCACACAACGAGCGTTAGTCAGCTGGGACAGTGAACGTATTCAACTCAGTGAAATTTTACAAATAATCAGTAAAATTGGCTATCAAGCTGCGCCCTACCAAGTTGATGAACAAGAAAAACAATCTAAAGCAGACAGTCGTAAATTCTTACTTCGCTTAGGGCTTGCAGGTTTTGCGACCATGCAAGTGATGATGTTTGCCCTCGCCTTATACACCGGATACTTTACTGAGCTGGATGTTCAATTTCGTGACTACTTTCGCTGGGTAAGTTTAATTTTTGCAGCGCCTGTAGTGCTTTACTCAGCTCAACCCTTTTATTTTAGTGCTCTTCGTAGTGTATTAAGTGGCAAACTTAATATGGATGTGTCTGTTTCAATTGCAATTTTAGGTGCTTATATCGCCAGTTGTATTGCGACTATGCAAGGCAATGGCGAAGTGTATTTTGAATCCGTATCCATGTTTACCTTCTTTTTATTATTAGGTCGTTACTTTGAACAAGCTGCAAGGCAAAAAGCTTCTGTTAGTTCGAGTAATTTGCACAAACTGGTGCCGCTGACAGCGCATTTATGTCATGAGGGTGAGATCACTGAGATTGCCGCTAAACAATTGACCATTGGCGATATTATTTTAGTCAAACCAGGCGAAGTGATTGCCGCTGATGCCGAAGTGGTAACCGGACAATCAAGCGTCAATGAGGCTATGCTTACCGGTGAACAAATGCCAATCAGTAAACGCGTTTTAGATAAAGTCTATGCCGGCACCATCAATATCGAGCAACCTATTGAAGTGCGAGTGACAGCCCTCGGGCAAGATCAATTGGTTGCAGAGATCATTCGTTTACAAGAGCTTGCATCAAATAATAAACCTACCATTGCTTTAATTGCCGACCGTTTAGCGCGATACTTTTCCGGTACGGTTTTATCCATAGCAGCAATAACATATGTCGTCTGGTCGTTCGTATCACCAGAAGATGCTTTTTGGATTACATTATCCGTGTTGGTCGCAACCTGCCCATGCGCCCTCGCCCTTGCCACGCCAACTGCCGTTACTTGCGCAACCGCTATTTTTACTAAGTTAGGTGTGATCCCTCGAAAACCAGGTATTTTTGAGAAACTGACCAAAATTAATCATGTGGTGTTTGATAAAACTGGCACGCTTACCTGTGGCCAATTATCAATTGGTGATGTACAAACCTTTGCTGGATATTCATCAGCGCAAGTACTGTCTATTGCAGCGGCCATTGAACAAGGATCTCTACACCCGATTGCATTAGCATTTAGCCCTTTTTATGATAATCAACATCAAGTAGAAACAGTTGAACATCATATTGGTTTAGGCATTCGAGCCAGTATGGACCAAATGCAAGTGTCTATTGGAACGGCACAATTTGTTAGCCCAGATATGTTACCGATATCAGTAAAAGCCACTCAAAGTCAGTGGATTTACCTTTCTATTGATAACGAGCTAATTGCCAAAATCGAAATGCTTGATAAGTTACGTGTTGATAGCATCGCGACGGTTAATGCGTTAAAGGCTGCCAATATAAAACTGAGTATTGCCAGTGGTGATAATTCCGGACATGTTGAGTTTTTAGCACATAAAATTGGTATTTCAGATGTGCATTCAGGTTTATCACCTCAAGATAAGTTAGCCTTAGTGAATCGCTTACAGCAAGATGCTAATGTAGCCATGTTTGGCGACGGTATTAATGATGCGCCAGTACTTGCCGGTGCAAATTTGTCAGTAGCGATGGGAAGCGGAAGTGCAATTGCCAAAAACAGTGCGGACTTAATTTTACTCGGCGATCACCTATCACGTTTTAATGATGCTATTTATGTCGCTAAGCAAACCCAGCGCATCATTCATCAAAATCTTTTATGGGCTTTCGCTTATAACATTATTATTTTGCCATTAGCGGTTACCGGACATGTTGCTCCGTATATTGCCGCTATTGGTATGTCTGTTAGCTCATTGATAGTGGTGAGTAACAGTTTACGCCTTCTTAGGATCAAATTATGA
- the ccoS gene encoding cbb3-type cytochrome oxidase assembly protein CcoS: protein MSIIYVLIPIAMLFVLIAVSIFFWAVKSEQFDDLDRQSVSILFDEDSTNNKGNVSVTSDIDKQPSNSDTHIAAVKNKPEPMASDTAHKPE from the coding sequence ATGAGTATCATTTACGTATTAATACCTATTGCGATGTTGTTTGTATTAATTGCAGTTTCAATTTTCTTTTGGGCGGTAAAGTCTGAACAATTTGATGATCTTGATAGACAAAGCGTGTCGATTTTATTTGATGAAGACAGTACCAACAATAAAGGTAACGTCAGTGTAACCAGTGATATCGATAAGCAACCATCAAATAGTGATACTCATATCGCTGCTGTAAAAAATAAGCCAGAACCCATGGCCTCAGACACTGCACATAAACCAGAGTAA